CGGACGGGTCGCTGTCAATCGAGGAGATGGTGGCGGGCGCGGCGGAGTTCGGTCACGACTACGTCTGCATCTCCGACCACGGCGAGGGACCGGGCGTGTTCGGGGACTCGGGGCTCTCTGACGAGGACCTGCGCGAGCAGGCCGAGGAAATCGCGGCCGTCCGCGAGGACGCCGCGATCGAGGTGTTCCACGGCGTCGAGGCGAACGTCGACGCCGAGGGGAACGTCGGGGACGCGAGCGACGACGTGCTCGCCGACCTCGATTTGGTGGTCGCCAGCCCCCACAGCGGTCTCGGGGACGACGGCGGCGACCAGACCGAGCGCCTGATTCGCGCGGTCGAACACCCGCACGTCGACGTGCTCGGCCACCCGTCGGGCCGACTCATCAACGACCGCCCGGCGATGGAGTTCGACCCCGCGGCGCTCGGCGAGGCCGCGGCGGCCGCCGACACCGCGCTCGAAGTGAACAGCAACCCCCACCGCCTCGACCTCTGGGGGAGCGCCGTGCAGGCCGCAATCGACGCGGGCGCCACCATCGCAATCGACACCGACGCGCACTCCGTCGCGGAGTACGCGAACGTCGAGTACGGCGTCCACACCGCCCGCAGAGGGTGGGCGGAGACCGCGGACGTGCTGAACGCGCGGAGCGCCGTAGGCGTGCGCGAGTTCCTGGGCTGATGCGGTTGCTCGCGGACGCGATGTGCGGGAGTCTCGCGCGACTCCTGCGGATGTGCGGCCACGACACCGCGTACGCGCTCGACAGAGGCGTCGAGGCCGACGACGAACTGCTCGCGCTCGCCGAATCGGAGGGCAGGGTCGTGGTCACGCGGGACCGGCAGTTGGCCGAGCGCGCACCAGACAGCATTCTCGTCGAGTCGAAGGACGTAGACGAGCAACTTCGAGAAGTCGCCGCCGCGGGCGTGTCACTCGACCCGACGCCGGGCGCGCGCTGTGGCGCGTGCAACGGCGCCCTCGAAGCGCTCCCCGAGAGCGCGAGTCGACCCGAGTACGTGCCCGACGACGCCGGCCCGGTGTGGCGGTGTCGGGACTGCGGGCAGTGTTTCTGGCGCGGAAGTCACTGGGAGGACGTGGAAAAGCGAGTCGCGGACGTCTAGGCGTTCTGCTCCCACCAGTCGCAGGCCTCCATGTCGTCCATCTCCTCCTCGTAGAGGCCGCAGTAGGGCTGCATGCCGTCGCCGGTGTTCTGGTAGTCGAAGTGCGCGCAGTTCCCGCAGTACTTGTCCGGCCCCGGCCCCTCCGTCGTCTGCTGGTCGTCCATCGGGGACGTGATGTCCTGCGTGCTCGCGCCGCCGTCCGAGACGGACGCCGCGGGCTTCGAGGACGGCGGCGACTGCCGGGACGTGGTCTGAGAGTCCGGTTCGGGCGCGGGTTCGGAGGCGTTCGCGCGCGTCTCCTGTTCCGGGTCCTCGACGCCGCCGAACACGCCGACGCCGCCGAACGTGCCCGAGGAGAGGGCTTCGCGGGCGCTCTCGACTTCGTCGGCGGGCACCTCGACGGTGTGGGTCTCGCCGTCTTTGGTCACCGTCATCGTCACCGTGCCGCCGGGGTCGTTGCGCGTCTTGAACGTCGCGACGGCGGTGAACAGACACCAGAACGTCGTGATGATGCCCGCAAAGTAGACGACCACGAACACGAGCGTCGCCGTCGACGGGACGCCGGTGGCGGGGCCGGTGTACCAGTCCTGTGGGTACGTCCGTCGGAACAGCATCACGCCGAGGACCGCGAGGCCGGACCCGACCGCCGCGGCGGCGCGCTGGACGCGGTTCGCGGGGAGGACGGAGAAGATGCCGACGAACACCGCGGGGACGCCGAGTCCCGCGAGGATGCCCGCGATTTCGCGGCTCTCGTAGGGCCCGTAGCCGTTGTTGATGAGCAGGCCGGTGGCGCCCGCGAGAATGCCGCCGACCACGAGGAGCGCCCCCGCGGCGAACAGTCCGGTGCCGAGGTAGACGCGGCGCCGGCTCGCTTCGCCGGCGCGGCGGTCGTAGGTCTCCCCGAGGCTGGTCATGTGACCCCCTTGACGGTCCAGCGTAAAAACACTACGTCAGACACGGCGCCGGGTCGCACCGCGACCGGGGTGGCGGCAAACGGTACGCGCGTTCGCACCGACCGACAGCAACCGCGCCGCCAGTCCACACGGACCGTCCAAATACCGCTATCCGGTCAGTTCCCGTACGTTTCGGCATGACCGAACCGAGCACTCCGACGCGGCGGCGGTTCCTGCGCGCGACCGGGACAGCGGCGCTGGCGGCGGCGTTCGCCGGCTGTTCGGACGCCACCGAGTCGCTGCGTCAGCCGACGACCACGGAGCGCGGGACGGACAGGCGTGCCGTCGTCGGCGAAGTCGTCGCGGACGACCGGCTCGCGATGGTCGTCAGAGGGACGCGTCGGACCGACTCGCTCGGCGAGTTCAGCGACGCCGGCGAGGGCAACGAGTTCGTCGTCGCGCGACTCGCGGTGCGCAACGAGAGCGACGGCTACGTGGACTTCAGCGGCGGCTGGCAGACGCGCGTCGCGGACAGCGAGGACTACGTCTACGACGCGTCCTACGAGCGCACCGACCACCCGCTCGGTAGCGGGACGCTCGCGCCCGGCGAGGTGATGCGGGGCGACACCGTCTACGAGGTGCCGGCGGACGCGACCGGTCTCGTCCTGCAGTTCGACTTCGCGGCGTTCGACCTGTTCCGGTTCGACCGCGTGCGCGTCGACCTCGACAGCGAGGCGTCCCCGATAGCCGACCTCGAACAGTCCCTGCGCGTGGCCGTCTACGAGCCCGGCGACCGCACGACGTACGGCGGTCTCTCGGTCGCGGTCCGCGGCGTCCGTCGGGAGACGGCGCTCGGACAGTTCGCCGAAGCGACGCCGGGCACGGAGTACGTGATTCCGGACGTGGCCGTGACCAACGACACGAGCGAGGCGGTGACCGTGTCGACGCTCCTCCAGATGGCGCTGAAGACCGGGACCGGGCTGGCGTACACGCAGGACCTCGAAGGCTCCGCGGCGCTCGACCGCGGATTCGCCGAGGGGTCGCCGGTCGGCCCCGGCGAGACGCGGCGCGGCGAACTCGCGTACCTCGTCGACGCCGACCACGAGCGCCTGTACTGGGCGTTCGACTTCTACGACGCGACCGACCCCCAGAAGGCGTTCTGGGCGCTGTCGCCGTGACCCGAGCGGCCGGCGACGGGCGCGCGACGCTTCGAAAGGTTGAATCCCCGGCCTCTCGAACTCCGGCGTATGGCTGACGAGACCGACGAGGAAGACGAGGGGCCCGCCGTCGAACTCGGCGAGGGCGAATCCGTCGAGGGCGCGCCGCTCGCTCGCGTCGCGTCCCGACTGACGTGGGCGCTCCAGAAGAGCGAGGTCGTTCGGAAGGAGGGCGACGCGGTGATTCGGACGCCCGACGGCCCACAGCAACTCGCGGACGTCCTCGAAGACGTGGACAACCCGTACTTCGAGACGCGACGCGAGTTCGAGGAGGACGTGGAGGCGGTCATCGGCACCGGGCCGGTCCAGACCGAGTAAGCCGACGTTACCGGCCTTCCCGGCGGCTGGGAACTGCGGGGCAACCATTTTACTCACGGCCACAGAGGTAGGCCCATGAGCATCCGAACCGCGTACGAAGCGTGGCTGTGGCGGTCCATCTCGCTCGTCGGCGCCGACGGCAGCGTCGAGGGGAAGATGCTGACCGCCGTCGGGCTCCAGTTCGCCGGCGCCGTCGCGATGGCGGCCCTCGCCGTGTTCACCACCGGCGTCGTGCAGGTGGTGGGGGTCGGCGCGATGCTGGCGCTGTCCGCCGTCGCGTTCTTCAACACGTACCTCGTCGCCGAGCGGGACTTCGTGGAGCCGCTGGTGGAGTTAGAGGACGCCGCCAGCGACATCGCCGCCGGCGAGTTCGAGCGCGCGGACATCCCGGACTCGGAGCGCGACGACGAGGTGGCGAGTCTCGTCGCGTCGTTCCGCGAGATGCAGGGGAACCTCGCGCTGGCGTCCCGGCAGGCCGACGCGCTCGCCCGCCAGGACTTCGACGACCCGGCGCTCGACGACCGAGTGCCGGGCGCGTTCGGGGAGAGCATGGCGACGATGGCCGAGAGCCTCGAATCCCACACGGAGGAACTCGAAACCCAACAGCAGAAACTCGAACGCCAGTCCGAGAACCTCGAACGCCTCGTGGACGCGCTCTCCGAGGCGACCGAGCAGGCGCGGGCGGGCGACCTGACGGCGACGG
The nucleotide sequence above comes from Halobacterium litoreum. Encoded proteins:
- a CDS encoding Mut7-C RNAse domain-containing protein, with product MRLLADAMCGSLARLLRMCGHDTAYALDRGVEADDELLALAESEGRVVVTRDRQLAERAPDSILVESKDVDEQLREVAAAGVSLDPTPGARCGACNGALEALPESASRPEYVPDDAGPVWRCRDCGQCFWRGSHWEDVEKRVADV
- a CDS encoding DUF7139 domain-containing protein, producing MTSLGETYDRRAGEASRRRVYLGTGLFAAGALLVVGGILAGATGLLINNGYGPYESREIAGILAGLGVPAVFVGIFSVLPANRVQRAAAAVGSGLAVLGVMLFRRTYPQDWYTGPATGVPSTATLVFVVVYFAGIITTFWCLFTAVATFKTRNDPGGTVTMTVTKDGETHTVEVPADEVESAREALSSGTFGGVGVFGGVEDPEQETRANASEPAPEPDSQTTSRQSPPSSKPAASVSDGGASTQDITSPMDDQQTTEGPGPDKYCGNCAHFDYQNTGDGMQPYCGLYEEEMDDMEACDWWEQNA
- a CDS encoding DUF4352 domain-containing protein; its protein translation is MTEPSTPTRRRFLRATGTAALAAAFAGCSDATESLRQPTTTERGTDRRAVVGEVVADDRLAMVVRGTRRTDSLGEFSDAGEGNEFVVARLAVRNESDGYVDFSGGWQTRVADSEDYVYDASYERTDHPLGSGTLAPGEVMRGDTVYEVPADATGLVLQFDFAAFDLFRFDRVRVDLDSEASPIADLEQSLRVAVYEPGDRTTYGGLSVAVRGVRRETALGQFAEATPGTEYVIPDVAVTNDTSEAVTVSTLLQMALKTGTGLAYTQDLEGSAALDRGFAEGSPVGPGETRRGELAYLVDADHERLYWAFDFYDATDPQKAFWALSP
- a CDS encoding DUF5789 family protein, producing the protein MADETDEEDEGPAVELGEGESVEGAPLARVASRLTWALQKSEVVRKEGDAVIRTPDGPQQLADVLEDVDNPYFETRREFEEDVEAVIGTGPVQTE